From one Rosa rugosa chromosome 4, drRosRugo1.1, whole genome shotgun sequence genomic stretch:
- the LOC133706938 gene encoding uncharacterized protein LOC133706938, with product MSLSTWDYLTLLLLRPLFAIALVVLFIASGWYLAWKLVLVHVPLVQEIFGLKKKPVNPKPATRGRFSKFYSTLETQNSASK from the exons ATGTCTCTTTCTACCTGGGACTATCTCACCCTTCTCCTTCTTCGTCCTCTCTTCGCAATCGCACTAGTCGTCTTGTTCATTGCTTCCG GTTGGTATTTGGCGTGGAAGCTGGTTTTGGTTCATGTTCCTCTTGTTCAAGAGATTTTCGGGTTGAAAAAGAAGCCCGTCAATCCCAAACCCGCAACTCGTGGTCGATTTTCCAAGTTTTACAGTACATTGGAAACCCAGAATTCAGCTTCTAAATG A